A genomic stretch from Flavobacterium humidisoli includes:
- a CDS encoding transporter — protein sequence MSKIKNLLAPVLFFIPQLFFAQYTDVINSNRPGETMSAYAVGKSVIQAELGVYGIKEKHDLLDYDASGFGTDLTLRYGAFLEQLEFIVDLQYQTENFDTPYTSYKKNNFRQTVLGAKYLIYDPYKNYKREVNIYSYRANRNFQWRELIPAVSVFAGANFVGANNPYYFSPDGEISPKVSIITQNLLGGGSWVFVTNIFADYISTDYPSYGYILTLTHGFNDRWSGFIENQGHKSDFYSDSILRGGAAFLLSSNMQVDASISTNFKNTPSILYGGVGVSWRYDGWYKEKQIENKAADRAKKNPDNEKKVDYQEKERKRKAKYE from the coding sequence ATGTCCAAAATTAAAAACTTACTTGCCCCGGTACTTTTTTTTATTCCACAACTGTTTTTTGCGCAATATACTGATGTTATTAATTCCAACCGCCCCGGAGAAACCATGTCAGCATATGCTGTCGGAAAATCTGTGATTCAAGCTGAACTTGGTGTTTATGGCATTAAAGAAAAACACGATTTATTAGATTATGATGCCAGCGGATTTGGCACAGATTTAACTCTAAGATATGGAGCTTTTTTAGAACAATTAGAATTTATTGTTGATTTACAATATCAAACAGAAAACTTTGATACTCCGTACACTAGCTACAAAAAGAATAATTTCAGACAAACGGTTTTAGGAGCTAAATATCTTATTTATGATCCATACAAAAACTATAAGAGAGAAGTAAACATCTACAGCTATAGAGCCAATCGTAATTTTCAATGGCGCGAATTAATTCCAGCGGTTTCGGTTTTTGCTGGAGCTAATTTTGTTGGAGCAAATAATCCGTACTATTTTTCTCCAGATGGCGAAATTTCGCCGAAAGTTTCGATTATTACACAAAATCTTCTTGGAGGAGGCTCTTGGGTTTTTGTAACCAATATTTTTGCAGATTATATCAGTACAGACTATCCAAGTTACGGATATATCTTAACTTTGACGCACGGGTTTAACGACAGATGGTCAGGTTTTATTGAAAATCAGGGACATAAAAGCGACTTTTACAGCGATTCAATTCTTCGTGGAGGTGCTGCTTTTCTTCTTTCGTCAAACATGCAGGTTGATGCTTCTATAAGCACAAATTTCAAAAACACTCCATCTATTTTATATGGAGGCGTTGGGGTATCATGGCGTTATGACGGATGGTACAAAGAAAAACAAATTGAAAATAAAGCAGCAGATAGAGCTAAAAAGAATCCTGACAACGAGAAAAAAGTTGATTATCAGGAAAAAGAAAGAAAACGTAAAGCTAAATACGAATAA
- a CDS encoding DUF4834 family protein: MQEASFSGLFKTIMWVIAFYYIFKFLARIFLPVLVKKAVENASENFQRQQQQYNQSNTYQNKQYTNNNDEIIINTANAKNPRETKKVGEYVDYEEID; encoded by the coding sequence ATGCAAGAAGCATCATTTTCAGGTTTGTTTAAGACCATCATGTGGGTTATAGCTTTTTATTACATTTTTAAATTTTTAGCTAGAATCTTTTTGCCAGTATTGGTTAAAAAGGCGGTAGAAAATGCTAGTGAAAATTTTCAAAGACAGCAACAGCAGTATAATCAAAGCAATACGTATCAGAATAAACAATATACAAATAATAATGATGAAATAATCATTAATACCGCTAATGCTAAAAATCCGCGCGAGACCAAAAAAGTGGGAGAGTATGTTGATTACGAAGAAATAGATTAG
- a CDS encoding YfhO family protein, translating to MKIVNKFYPHALVILGFIFVSLIYFYPVLQGKQIFQSDIAQYTGMAKEQNDFRATENAEPYWTNSAFGGMPTYQLGANYPNDFIGKVDDVLRFLPRPADYLFLYFLGFYGLLLVLKTDPLKAFIGSIAFGFSTYMIIILGVGHNAKAHAIAYMPLVIAGFILVFQKKYIKGGLLTMFAVALEISANHFQMTYYLLIFLLILSGYFAFNFIKEKDFKGLLISCGVLLVAGIFALGANAGNLMATNEYAKYSIRDKSELTFNPDGSKNETTASMTTDYITEYSYGIAESLNLIAPRIFGGSSHENVGTDSRMYTFMLEQGVPASQAQDFVSGMPTYWGDQPIVSAPAYIGAVVFFLAVLALFIDERKIKYVFLTGALFTLVLSWGKNFSLLTDFFIEYVPLYDKFRAVSSIQVILELCFPVLAVMGLQSFFKAKDKPKLQQKALVQTGVFGLGILVILLIAKSFFHFTGTSDQYFLESYGPGFVDALKEDRMTMYYADLLRSGFLIIVTFVVLWMFVKNKFSQTTTLVVVGLVMIFDLFFVDKKYVSAKDFVSPVQIAAPFQETQADSQILKDTSVYRVFDLQGQLQGRSSYFHKTIGGYSAVRPRRMQQLYDYQIAKNNLEVLNMLNVKYVIQVDKDGNQIPAVNPDANGNAWFVGAVKLVNKPDDVMKALNTLDTKKVAVFNVHEHEGKFPNARLKKPWDTTGTIKVVEYKPNYIKYKSENNGDGLAVFSEMYYKNGWNAYIDGKLTDHFPVDYVLRAMEIPAGKHTIEFKFEPQIIKTGGTITLISSIGMLILLAGGIYFEKFYRKDAQRDNGDTQK from the coding sequence TTGAAAATAGTAAATAAGTTCTATCCGCATGCCCTTGTCATCTTGGGCTTTATTTTTGTTTCGTTAATTTATTTTTATCCAGTTCTGCAAGGAAAACAAATCTTCCAGTCTGATATTGCTCAATATACCGGAATGGCAAAAGAGCAAAACGATTTTAGAGCAACGGAAAATGCTGAACCTTATTGGACAAACTCTGCTTTTGGAGGTATGCCAACCTATCAGCTTGGAGCAAATTATCCAAACGATTTTATTGGTAAAGTTGATGACGTACTGCGTTTTCTTCCACGTCCTGCAGATTACTTATTTTTATACTTCCTTGGTTTTTATGGCTTATTGTTGGTTTTAAAAACAGATCCTTTAAAAGCCTTTATAGGTTCAATTGCCTTTGGTTTTTCAACTTATATGATCATTATTTTAGGAGTGGGACATAACGCTAAAGCGCATGCTATTGCCTATATGCCTTTGGTAATTGCAGGGTTTATACTCGTCTTTCAGAAGAAATACATTAAGGGAGGTCTGCTCACCATGTTTGCCGTAGCACTAGAAATTAGTGCCAATCACTTCCAAATGACCTATTATTTATTGATTTTCTTATTGATACTTTCAGGTTATTTTGCTTTCAATTTTATCAAAGAAAAAGATTTTAAAGGACTTCTAATATCTTGTGGAGTTTTACTAGTTGCCGGAATTTTTGCTTTAGGAGCCAATGCAGGTAATTTAATGGCAACAAACGAGTATGCCAAATACAGTATTAGAGATAAGAGCGAGTTGACTTTTAATCCAGATGGATCTAAAAACGAAACGACTGCTTCTATGACTACAGATTATATTACAGAATATAGTTATGGTATTGCAGAAAGTTTAAATTTAATTGCACCGAGAATTTTTGGAGGTTCAAGTCACGAAAATGTGGGTACAGATAGCCGTATGTATACATTTATGTTGGAGCAAGGAGTTCCTGCATCTCAAGCTCAGGATTTTGTTTCTGGAATGCCTACGTATTGGGGAGATCAGCCAATCGTTTCTGCACCAGCTTATATTGGAGCTGTAGTTTTCTTTTTAGCAGTTTTAGCTTTGTTTATAGACGAAAGAAAAATCAAATATGTTTTCCTTACAGGAGCACTTTTTACTTTGGTGCTTTCTTGGGGAAAAAACTTCTCGTTATTGACAGACTTTTTTATAGAATATGTTCCTCTTTACGATAAATTTAGAGCGGTATCTTCAATTCAGGTTATTTTAGAATTATGTTTCCCTGTTTTAGCAGTTATGGGATTACAGTCATTCTTTAAAGCCAAAGATAAACCAAAATTACAACAGAAAGCATTAGTGCAAACAGGAGTTTTTGGTTTAGGAATACTTGTTATTTTATTGATAGCAAAAAGCTTTTTCCATTTTACAGGAACAAGCGATCAATATTTCTTAGAAAGTTACGGACCAGGTTTCGTTGATGCTTTAAAAGAAGACAGAATGACTATGTATTATGCAGATTTACTAAGATCTGGATTCTTAATTATAGTGACATTTGTAGTGCTTTGGATGTTTGTAAAGAATAAATTCTCTCAGACTACTACTTTAGTTGTAGTTGGATTAGTAATGATTTTTGATTTGTTCTTTGTAGATAAAAAATACGTTTCTGCCAAAGATTTTGTAAGTCCAGTTCAGATTGCAGCTCCTTTTCAAGAAACGCAGGCAGATTCTCAGATATTAAAAGATACTTCAGTTTATCGTGTGTTTGACCTTCAGGGACAATTACAAGGAAGATCTTCTTATTTCCATAAAACAATTGGAGGTTATAGTGCTGTAAGACCTAGAAGAATGCAGCAATTATATGATTATCAAATTGCAAAAAACAATCTTGAAGTGCTTAATATGTTGAATGTTAAGTATGTAATTCAAGTAGATAAGGACGGAAACCAAATTCCTGCTGTTAATCCAGATGCTAATGGAAATGCTTGGTTTGTAGGTGCAGTAAAACTGGTAAATAAACCAGATGATGTAATGAAAGCGTTAAATACTTTAGATACTAAAAAAGTAGCAGTTTTCAATGTTCATGAGCATGAAGGTAAATTTCCGAACGCTCGTTTAAAAAAGCCTTGGGATACAACTGGAACAATAAAAGTAGTAGAGTACAAACCAAATTATATCAAATACAAATCTGAAAATAACGGAGATGGTTTAGCTGTCTTCTCTGAAATGTATTATAAAAATGGATGGAATGCTTATATAGATGGCAAACTAACAGATCATTTCCCTGTTGATTATGTTTTAAGAGCAATGGAAATTCCTGCTGGAAAACATACTATTGAGTTTAAATTTGAGCCTCAGATTATCAAAACAGGAGGAACGATTACTTTGATTAGTTCAATTGGAATGTTGATTCTTTTAGCTGGAGGAATTTATTTTGAAAAATTCTATCGCAAAGATGCACAAAGAGATAACGGAGATACACAAAAATAA